The Astyanax mexicanus isolate ESR-SI-001 chromosome 6, AstMex3_surface, whole genome shotgun sequence region AGTGTAGTGAATAGTGTAGTTATTAGTGTATTTAATGGTGTAGTTAATAGTGTAGTTAATAGTGTAGTTAATGGAGTAGTTAATGGTGTAGTTAATAGTGTAGTTAATGGAGTAGTTAATAGTGTAGTTAATGGAGTAGTTAATGGTGTAGTTAATAGTGTAGTTAATGGAGTAGTTAATAGTGTAGTTAATGGAGTAGTTAATGGTGTAGTTAATAGTGTAGTTAATGGAGTAGTTAATAGTGTAGTTAATGGTGTAGTTAACGGTGTAGTACACAGTTCCGGGTGAGAGCTATAACCGACCTGGTTCATAGTCTCGTAGCTCCAGCGCTAAACTAACCAAACTTTAGACAAACATTCTGTAATCCACTACACAGGCGTGAAGCAGAGAAACTGTGTAAATTTAATTGTTAACCAAATTATTCCCTTAAAACATTAGGACAGCTAATTCTAACACTCTGTTTTTGTTACTGGACTGCTTGTTTGTCTTCAGTTTTGGTGGATCTTCAGAAACAAACACAGAGACCCCCCTGTCTAAAGCAGAAAAGCTAATTTACATAACCTGGGCATGGGtacatattttaacatttcttgCTGGTCTATAATAATTCATATTTGACCATTAATTGGCTACTTGCACCTTAATTTTTATGACAAAACAAAGTAAAACAAAGCCAGGTGAGATTTTACAGGTGGAACCGGTGAGATTCTGATGTTCTGATATCCTGCATTTGGTCAGTTAGAGGGATTGCTGGaggtatataatatacatatctGAGAATAATTCAGACGCTAAGGCTAACATAAACATGCGTATCCCGATTTTCCAGAAAGTGTCGACCTAGGCAGGGTTATATGACGTCCGTTCCTCCCTCGTTCTGTTCAGGCGTTCACTCTCTGATATAAACTCTGGTACACACCACATCGTCTGCCGTCATCGTCTGTAAGAAGGGTTTAAGTAAGGAGAACAGTTAGATTTGATTCATCAGATTAAAGAGATGTAGTGTGAGatctacgttcacacagcaggtaaaagtgccCCAACTCAATCTGTCACCAAATCCAAAGTGTGTTTcagagtgtttatttttttaatgtgatctacATGCTGCAATGATCTGAACAGGTTACGCCCTAAACACTTGTCCAGCAGTTCCAGTATCAGCAGCCGAACGTATTCCAGCTCACTGTAAAAGAACACGCTATTCACGTTACTTTCGCCTGTAAGTTTTTCTTGTGGCCATGATTGGCCATTTTTTAAGAAAAACCGTTGCAATACAAGTTTTCTAATTGAACTTTTATGCATTTCCCTTcaattctcttttttcctctgatCTAATTTGTATTACCAAATTGCATGTGGTTCTGTtgttcacactgacacacagaAGAAAcacttatattaaatataaccAAAAAGAACAAATATGGGCTTATTTTACCTGCTTTGTAAACAATTTAGGCAATATAAATATGTAtctttaaaagttttagaactcATGGAGAAACCTCTTCATGTTACTATGTTACACTATAATAATTCTCTTttcaatttactttattttattattaatacaagAATAACAGCCAATGATTTACCAGGATGAGTTCGCCATCATTTGTCATCTCTCTGGTCCAGGAAGTCTTTGGCCCCTCCCCCTTCTGTAGGGTCTGTTCACAGCTGATCTTCCTGTCTGTCTCCCAACGAGGAAGACTCTGCACGGAGGGTAAATGAGGATTACACACTTCATCATGAGACTGCTGTGCTAACAGACTTCCTAATGTTGCAGGCGGTCAGGCGGTTCATGCGGGGCAGGGGGGGGCAGGGGGGGTTGGTGGGGGGCGGTGGGCAGAGCAGGGCAGGAGGGGGCGGAGGGAAGGGCACTGATTGTagggttttttttacattttagaaatcACATTAGAAATCATTTGTCAGCCTCATTGGAGCCTCATAATAACTTTAGTGTAAATCTAAACCAACATATTTCAGACTCTGGACGTGTCCTGGCTGATCAATTACATCTGGATTTAGTCCTGTGCTGATGAACCCATAACCAggagtgctctataatgctctataatgttcatatgatccacacgctcattctgacagactgtaatacactacaggaagcgtagggggcgctctttaatgctctataatgttcatatgatccacacgctcattctgacagaatgtaattcactacaggaagcgtagggggcactctataatgctctataatgttcatatgatccacacgctcattctgacagactgtaatacactacaggaagcgtagggggcgctctataatgctctataatgttcatatgatccacacactcattctgacagactgtaatacactacaggaagcgtagggggcgctctttaatgctctataatgttcatatgattcacaacacgctcattctgacagactgtaatacactacaggaagcatagggggcgctctataacgctctataatgttcatatgatccacacactcattctgacagactgcaatacactacaggaagcgtagggggcgctctataatgctctataatgttcatataattcACACGCTCaaaacactacaggaagcgtagggggcgctctataatgctctataatgttcatatgattcacaacacgctcattctgacagactgtaataccctacacactaaaatgtgtgtgtatgtgtgtgtgtgtataatgtgtgtgtttgtgtatagtgtgtgtgtaccgTGCAGGGTCGTCCGTCCACAGTGGCCTCGTTAAACTCCTGTCCCACGGTGAAGGTGACGTGGGTGGTCCGAACAGAAGTGGAGGTTTTGATGGACAGCGTCTCTCCGTCCTGTGTGATCTCCACTGATGGCTTTGAAGCCGCCGCCACAGCGATTTTACGAAGCATCACGTTTACACcttagatc contains the following coding sequences:
- the crabp2a gene encoding cellular retinoic acid-binding protein 2a is translated as MHSPPPRARINRSVLTRDPSETHRPARGQRGAAARAGRVTPIIPKGAERGDTERTRTVPARKVRVARAMDRKIPDFSGTWKMKSSENFEELLKALGVNVMLRKIAVAAASKPSVEITQDGETLSIKTSTSVRTTHVTFTVGQEFNEATVDGRPCTSLPRWETDRKISCEQTLQKGEGPKTSWTREMTNDGELILTMTADDVVCTRVYIRE